A single genomic interval of Lucilia cuprina isolate Lc7/37 chromosome 2, ASM2204524v1, whole genome shotgun sequence harbors:
- the LOC111683140 gene encoding uncharacterized protein LOC111683140, with translation MNCLTSKTYSQKVDNDVENDFSTENNIEQKQSAWERFMNSVRSRLNVANIIRDVRQDASITFDFVVLVVSAAILASFGLVEDSTIFLASSMLISPLMGPIIAAIFGTVIKDHSLRSLGLRNELYGILMAVLVGFLFGMVVCTTDDRYSIGDGLTDEMIARCELHSLIVGVFTAIPSGAAAAIGILGGNIGSLVGVAISASLLPPAVNSGLLWALALIYKFFEKDESRYSNVVKNTLYSNNQATELAILGTISMCLTISNIICIYIMGILVLKVKEIAPVISRNNREFWKHDIKIARVLNRNGFDTDTAIIDEFANLPKEDQKALGISCDFLRNLHMDEAVYQHTWSPVGGRHPFELTYDPIRDNYSTVHRIERLYSTITQQHSMKEKRHRFGLGRRPTGRLTDFGTSYKILSENIPRCSTMPTKVACPTINIINADTTITAGSLASDSKGTSATNTPTGMIDPSKRRKFIVTPAQEDPLQYTYVPSEDTDA, from the exons ATGAATTGTTTAACCTCAAAAACTTATTCACAAAAAGTCGATAACGATGTGGAAAATGACTTTAGTACAGA aaataatATAGAACAAAAGCAAAGCGCCTGGGAGCGTTTTATGAATTCGGTGCGCAGTCGTTTGAATGTAGCAAATATAATACGTGATGTAAGGCAAGATGCTTCTATTACTTTTGACTTTGTAGTGCTGGTGGTATCGGCAGC aattttggcTTCTTTTGGTTTGGTAGAGGATAGTACCATATTTTTAGCCTCTAGTATGCTGATCTCACCTTTAATGGGCCCCATTATAGCGGCCATTTTTGGCACTGTCATCAAAGATCATTCATTGCGCAGTTTGGGATTAAGGAATGAGCTGTATGGGATATTAATGGCAGTATTAGTAGGTTTCCTGTTTGGCATGGTGGTTTGCACCACCGATGATCGCTATAGCATTGGCGACGGCCTTACAGATGAAATGATTGCACGCTGTGAATTACACTCGCTTATAGTGGGTGTATTTACCGCCATTCCCTCGGgtgctgctgctgctattgGCATATTGGGCGGTAATATAGGTTCTTTGGTGGGTGTGGCTATTTCAGCCTCCCTCTTGCCACCTGCTGTTAATTCG GGTCTTCTTTGGGCTTTggctttaatttataaatttttcgaaaaagatGAATCACGCTATAGTAATGTGGTGAAAAATACTCTCTATTCGAATAATCAAGCTACCGAATTGGCTATTTTGGGAACAATAAGCATGTGTTTAACCATTTCCAATATTATATGCATTTATATTATGGGCATATTAGTGTTAAAGGTTAAAGAAATTGCTCCCGTGATATCGCGTAATAATCGTGAATTTTGGAAACACGATATTAAAATTGCCCGAGTACTTAATCGTAATGGCTTCGATACGGATACGGCCATAATTGATGAATTCGCCAACTTACCCAAGGAGGATCAGAAAGCTTTGGGTATTAGTTGTGATTTTCTACGTAATCTACACATGGATGAGGCTGTCTATCAACACACTTGGTCCCCGGTGGGTGGTAGACATCCATTTGAACTTACCTATGACCCGATTAGAGATAATTATTCTACCGTTCATCGCATAGAGAGGCTATACTCGACTATAACTCAGCAGCATTCTATGAAGGAGAAAAG GCACAGATTTGGTTTGGGTCGCCGTCCTACCGGTCGCTTAACAGACTTTGGTACTAGCTACAAAATTCTTAgtgaaaat ataccACGTTGTTCCACTATGCCCACAAAAGTTGCATGTCCCaccataaatataataaatgccGATACCACCATAACAGCCGGTTCTTTGGCTAGTGATTCAAAAGGTACATCTGCCACAAATACACCCACTGGCATGATTGATCCCAGTAAGAggagaaaatttattgttacaCCAGCCCAAGAGGATCCTTTACAATATACGTATGTCCCCTCGGAAGATACTGATGCCTAA
- the LOC124420318 gene encoding uncharacterized protein LOC124420318, with protein sequence MDGMASVLFVVTIPTAIEEERLKREFLAKKYDLLKSEQTDTTPTTAGNFPLKTTDSSRTTTTINSNITPTTTTTGQYQNKNEGQIINDNAETISTTTIGVPSISASADAGAIDEMSAGAQMGPIQYGTFPKRRKSSQKSNILEELADAMKSHQFATTRTSSLKDIDANSTDGLPDTRKSWEGIRDVLSSTKRKNLKKKDQYIDLDLSKDICMETVLKEILKKFHIQSATWAKDAEGRMFQVSDISVNRID encoded by the exons atGGATGGCATGGCCTCAGTACTATTTGTTGTTACAATACCGACGGCCATTGAAGAGGAACGTCTGAAACGTGAGTTTTTGgcgaaaaaatatgatttattaaaatcaGAACAAACTGATACTACACCGACTACGGCCGGAAATTTCCCGCTTAAAACAACGGACAGTagtagaacaacaacaacaataaattcaaatattacaccaacaactacaacaacaggacaatatcaaaataaaaatgaaggtCAAATTATCAATGACAATGCAGAAACCATTAGCACAACCACAATTGGTGTACCCTCGATCTCAGCTAGTGCCGATGCTGGAGCCATTGATGAAATGTCAGCTGGTGCACAAATGGGACCCATACAATATGGCACATTTCCTAAACGTAGAAAATCTAGTCAGAAATCAAATATATTAGAAGAACTTGCAGATGCCATGAAATCACACCAATTTGCAACTACTCGCACCAGCAGTCTAAAAGATATCGATGCAAATTCAACG GATGGGTTACCGGATACACGTAAGTCTTGGGAAGGTATTAGAGATGTTTTATCTTCAACTAAacgtaaaaatctaaaaaagaagGACCAGTATATTGATTTGGATTTATCGAAAGATATTTGTATGGAAACtgtacttaaagaaattttaaaaaaatttcatattcaaAGTGCCACCTGGGCGAAAGATGCTGAGGGTCGTATGTTTCAGGTAAGTGATATAAGTGTAAATAGAATCGATTAA
- the LOC111677554 gene encoding protein C1orf194 homolog — translation MLRVRNHSYAPYLEREGRLICPMPKPNNIESNKTWHANLKAHERLYYHQTLASVRGCKRFMATTKIPKDSLDFQLQSRYVHSRDYFPEKVDFVLQVETCQRFPQTFRVLRNTRDIPLEQPELIGHPLKIGGLKEKLSPHSVKLINSGPHTQLVNNGYSRQPADGNFFRY, via the exons ATGTTAAGAGTACGTAACCATTCCTATGCACCCTATTTGGAAAGGGAAGGACGTCTTATATGTCCCATGCCAAAACCGAATAATATTGAATCCAACAAAACTTGGCATGCAAATTTAAAGGCACACGAACGTCTTTACTATCATCAAACATTGGCCTCTGTTAGAGGTTGCAAACGTTTTATGGCCACtacaaaaataccaaaagaTTCGTTAGATTTTCAATTGCAATCGCGTTATGTACATTCGCGTGATTATTTTCCTGAAAAAGTCGATTTTGTTTTACAAGTGGAAACTTGCCAAAGATTTCCGCAAACATTTCGTGTTTTAAGAAATACCCGTGATATACCCTTGGAGCAACCGGAATTGATTGGACATCCTTTGAAGATAG GGGGTCTCAAGGAAAAATTATCTCCTCATagtgttaaattaataaatagtgGTCCTCATACCCAACTGGTCAACAATGGCTATTCGCGTCAACCAGCCGATGGTAATTTCTTCcgctattaa
- the LOC111677553 gene encoding probable tRNA (guanine(26)-N(2))-dimethyltransferase yields MEIDHEESKISIKNPINKIIRERSAEIVSGGNVFYNPVQEFNRDLSISVLNVFFKRLLKERQEKLLKKSRKDTNGNAADETNKCEKEYQAGTKYEDGLRILEALSATGLRSIRYAKEIAGVKEIIANDLSKQAVEAIRENIKHNQVEHLIEPSHADAMTLMYLSTSNGKQFDCIDLDPYGCPNRFLDGAIQSLVDGGLLLVTATDMAVLAGNAPEACYVKYGSVPLRMKSCHEMALRILLHCIETHANRYGKYIVPLLSISADFYVRIFVRVFSSQAMCKFSMSKQSMIYQCCGCDTYTLYPLGTIKSNPTASNPNQVKFGIPTGPPVGMNCEHCGQKHHLGGPIWSDPIHDKTFVQELLDAIDVEPLSELGTQRRLIGMLTVVQEELDDVPLYYTLDKLCCVLKLEIVPILKFRSALLNAGYKVSFSHAYKNSIKTNAPASVLWDILRCWNKRHPVKEERMIDGTPIKAILSKDCTQEYSFDTIHPDANPKSRKQALSRFQANPTAHWGPGTRATIMVGEDKVAKSFRNQNKKQKHKATDLNDDDNEDKEVQKTKQAKLEEADKS; encoded by the exons atggaaattgacCATGAGGAATCCAAG ATCTCCATTAAAAATcccataaacaaaataatacgtGAACGTTCTGCAGAAATTGTTTCAGGAGGCAATGTTTTCTATAATCCTGTACAAGAATTTAACCGCGACTTAAGCATTTCTgtgttaaatgttttctttaaacgcCTGCTTAAAGAAAGACAGgagaaacttttaaagaaaagtagaAAGGATACAAATGGTAATGCCGCTGATGAAACTAACAAATGTGAAAAGGAATATCAAGCTGGTACTAAATATGAAGATGGTTTGAGAATACTAGAAGCTTTATCAGCTACTGGTTTACGTAGTATACGTTATGCTAAAGAAATTGCCGGTGTCAAAGAAATTATAGCCAATGATTTGTCTAAACAGGCGGTGGAGGCCATTAGGgagaatattaaacataatcagGTGGAACATTTAATAGAACCCAGTCATGCAGATGCTAT GACTCTTATGTATTTGTCGACATCAAATGGCAAACAATTTGATTGCATTGATTTAGATCCTTATGGTTGTCCTAACCGTTTCCTTGATGGTGCAATACAGTCATTGGTGGATGGTGGTTTGCTGCTGGTTACAGCTACCGATATGGCCGTCTTGGCCGGCAATGCCCCCGAAGCCTGTTATGTTAAATACGGTTCTGTACCTTTACGTATGAAGTCCTGCCACGAAATGGCTTTACGTATCCTATTACATTGCATTGAAACTCATGCTAATCGTTATGGCAAATATATCGTTCCTTTGCTAAGTATTTCGGCTGATTTTTATGTTCGTATCTTTGTACGTGTCTTTAGTAGTCAAGCAATGTGCAAATTTAGCATGAGTAAACAATCGATGATTTATCAATGTTGTGGCTGTGACACATATACTCTTTATCCCTTGGGCACTATTAAATCCAATCCTACAGCTTCAAATCCCAATCAAGTGAAATTTGGTATACCCACGGGACCGCCAGTGGGCATGAACTGTGAACATTGTGGTCAAAAACATCAT TTGGGTGGTCCTATTTGGTCAGATCCCATACACGATAAAACTTTTGTACAAGAATTGCTTGATGCAATCGATGTAGAGCCCTTATCGGAATTAGGTACACAAAGACGTTTAATCGGTATGCTAACGGTGGTGCAGGAAGAATTGGACGATGTACCACTCTACTATACGTTAGACAAACTATGTTGTGTTTTAAAATTGGAAATTGTGCCTATATTGAAATTTCGTTCGGCTTTACTTAATGCCGGCTATAAAGTGTCATTCTCTCATGCCTacaaaaattccattaaaaccAATGCACCCGCTTCAGTGTTATGGGATATTTTAAGATGTTGGAATAAACGTCATCCCGTTAAGGAGGAGCGCATGATTGATGGCACACCGATTAAGGCAATTTTAAGTAAAGACTGTACACAAGAATATAGTTTTGATACAATACATCCTGATGCAAATCCTAAAAGTAGAAAACAGGCTTTATCCAGATTTCAAGCAAATCCAACAGCTCACTGGGGTCCAGGTACCAGGGCTACTATAat GGTGGGCGAAGATAAAGTGGCCAAAAGTTTTCGCAatcaaaataagaaacaaaaacataaagcCACCGATttgaatgatgatgataatgaggACAAGGAAGTCCAGAAAACTAAACAAGCTAAATTAGAAGAGGCCGATAAAAGTTGA
- the LOC111677557 gene encoding peptidyl-tRNA hydrolase ICT1, mitochondrial translates to MNKICRSFISVLSHSNLEKTYTSAAVLGRNLSFKSDLSLDKIYPNSRLQLYTPPPPANKDDKFSGFIPINKLEITYSRSSGPGGQHVNTVNTKVDVRFKLSEADWIPEKTRAKLLTSLENKITKEGYYVIKSDLTRSQQMNLADALEKLRNIIREHEYEAAPTSEETLEKLRKRQEKAARERLFIKRQRSQVKADRQGPSGVDF, encoded by the exons ATGAATAAGATCTGCAGAAGTTTTATTTCGGTGCTAAGTCACTCGAACTTGGAAAAAACATATACATCGGCTGCCGTACTAGGAAGGAACTTGTCTTTCAAAAGTGATTTATCGCTGGACAAGATTTACCCCAATAGTAGGCTACAACTCTACACACCTCCCCCG ccTGCCAACAAAGATGACAAATTTTCCGGCTTTATACCCATTAACAAATTGGAAATCACCTACAGTCGCAGTTCAGGTCCCGGGGGACAACATGTGAATACCGTCAATACCAAAGTAGATGTTCGCTTTAAATTGAGCGAAGCAGATTGGATACCGGAAAAGACTAGAGCAAAATTATTGACTTCT ttggaAAATAAAATCACCAAAGAAGGTTACTATGTAATCAAAAGTGATTTAACTCGTTCCCAACAAATGAATTTAGCAGATGCTTTAGAAAAATTGAGAAATATCATAAGAGAACACGAATATGAGGCTGCTCCTACTTCCGAAGAAACTTTagagaaattaagaaaaag GCAAGAAAAAGCTGCCCGCGaacgtttatttattaaacgTCAACGTTCACAAGTCAAAGCTGATCGCCAAGGACCCTCAGGAGTTGATTTTTAA
- the LOC111683139 gene encoding uncharacterized protein LOC111683139: MAARKFYENILINFHKNNIKLFAVFMKTASLMQNANVLKRSL, encoded by the coding sequence ATGGCAGCgcgtaaattttatgaaaatatattaataaattttcataaaaataatataaaattatttgctgtttttatgaaaacagCAAGTTTAATGCAAAATGCAAATGTGCTTAAAAGAtcactttaa